A single genomic interval of Oncorhynchus mykiss isolate Arlee chromosome 13, USDA_OmykA_1.1, whole genome shotgun sequence harbors:
- the LOC110486719 gene encoding very-long-chain enoyl-CoA reductase, which translates to MDTLALEAKATGQEKKSSAPRPRPKPPKKAKRIVYFEVEIVDAKTKEKLLLLDKVEPTSTILDIKALFHKSNPQWYPARQSLRLDPKGKGLKDEDVLQTLPVGTTASFYFFDLGAQIAWGTVFLSECYGPLLIYLMFYFRLPFIYAPKYDFSSSKHWVVHLACMCHSFHYVKRILETLFIHRISHGTMPLRNIFKNCSYYWCFAAWMAYYINHPLYTPPYYGQQQVKTALIIFLFCQVGNFSINITLRNLKCPGSKVKKIPHPTKNPFTWIFALVSCPNYTYELGSWMGFTVMTQCLPVAFFTIVGFVLMTVWARGKHRNYRKEFRDYPTLRSPILPFIL; encoded by the exons ATGGATACACTGGCTTTAGAGGCGAAGGCAACTGGACAAGAAAAGAAAAGTTCAGCCCCAAGACCAAGACCTAAACCACCCAAAAAGGCCAAAAGGATTGTTTACTTTGAGGTAGAAATCGTGGATGCAAAGACAAAGGAGAAGCTACTACTCTTGGacaaa GTTGAGCCAACTTCTACTATTTTGGATATTAAGGCTTTGTTCCACAAATCAA ATCCCCAGTGGTACCCAGCCAGACAGTCCTTACGCCTGGATCCTA AGGGTAAGGGTCTGAAGGATGAGGATGTCTTGCAGACACTTCCTGTTGGAACCACAGCCAGCTTCTACTTCTTTGACCTGGGGGCCCAGATCGCCTGGGGCACT GTCTTCCTATCAGAGTGTTACGGACCACTGCTCATCTACTTGATGTTCTACTTCCGCCTGCCTTTCATCTATGCCCCAAAGTATGACTTTAGCAGCAGCAAGCACTGGGTTGTACA TTTGGCCTGCATGTGTCACTCCTTCCACTATGTGAAGAGAATCCTTGAGACGCTGTTCATCCACCGTATCTCCCATGGTACCATGCCACTGAGAAACATCTTCAAG AACTGCAGTTATTACTGGTGTTTCGCAGCATGGATGGCCTACTACATCAACCACCCCCTCTATACACCACCCT ACTATGGGCAACAGCAAGTGAAGACAGCACTCATTATATTCTTA TTCTGTCAGGTCGGCAACTTCTCCATCAACATCACTCTACGCAACCTCAAATGTCCAG GTTCGAAGGTCAAGAAGATCCCACATCCAACTAAGAATCCATTCACCTGGATCTTCGCGTTGGTGTCTTGTCCCAACTATACATACGAG CTGGGGTCGTGGATGGGCTTCACAGTGATGACCCAGTGCTTGCCGGTGGCTTTCTTCACCATCGTGGGCTTTGTCCTGATGACGGTGTGGGCCAGGGGAAAGCACCGAAACTACCGCAAGGAGTTCCGTGACTACCCCACCCTGCGCTCCCCTATACTGCCCTTCATCCTTTAG